In a genomic window of Gadus chalcogrammus isolate NIFS_2021 chromosome 17, NIFS_Gcha_1.0, whole genome shotgun sequence:
- the LOC130369698 gene encoding solute carrier family 35 member F5-like isoform X2 → MLRVQMVWVFIMNRMGSQSASAAQRRRMALGVAILLLVDVIWVASSELTSYIFRRQEYNKPFFSTFTKTSMFVLYLLGFLLWRPWRQQCTSSLQRPHTAFFADAEAYFAACTAESTMTHSLSEPLYVPVRFQERPLEPSSSASCNGLDQSAATRKQRVRFSNVMEVRQLPSTQALEAKLSRMSYPAAKDHENMLRSVGKLTVPDVAKISFFFCFVWFLANLSYQEALSDTQVAIVNILSSTSGLFTLILAAIFPSNSSDRFTLSKLLAVALSMGGVALVSLSSMDIPDGNGIIGSLWSLAGAALYAVYIVMIKRRVDREDKLDIPMFFGFVGLFNLLLLWPGFLVLHYTGFESFELPSQLVWTYILINGLIGTVLSEFLWLWGCFLTSSLVGTLALSLTIPLSILADICMQKVRFSWLFFMGAVPVFLSFFIATLLCHYNNWDPVMVGLRRLFAFICRKPRIHRLPGDSEQCESLIPLHTVGHDHEDSDGFS, encoded by the exons ATGCTCAG ggtCCAGATGGTGTGGGTGTTCATCATGAACCGGATGGGCTCTCAGAGCGCCTCGGCAGCCCAGCGAAGACGCATGGCCCTGGGAGTGGCCATCCTCCTGTTGGTGGATGTCATTTGGGTGGCCTCCTCCGAGCTGACCTCA TATATTTTCAGGCGACAGGAGTACAACAAGCCCTTCTTCAGCACGTTCACCAAGACGTCCATGTTCGTGCTCTACCTGCTGGGCTTCCTGCTGTGGCGGCCGTGGAGGCAGCAGTGCACCAGCTCACTGCAGCGACCTCACACTGCGTTT TTTGCCGATGCCGAGGCATACTTTGCGGCGTGCACCGCTGAAAGCACCATGACCCACTCCCTG AGCGAGCCGCTCTACGTTCCAGTGAGGTTCCAGGAGAGGCCCCTGGAGCcgtcctcctcagcctcctgtAACGGTCTGGACCAGTCTG CGGCTACTAGAAAGCAGCGGGTGCGTTTCAGTAACGTCATGGAGGTCCGTCAGCTGCCCTCCACCCAAGCCCTGGAGGCCAAGCTGTCCCGTATGTCCTACCCCGCCGCCAAGGACCACGAGAACATGCTCCGCTCGGTGGGCAAGCTGACGGTCCCCGACGTGGCCAAgatcagcttcttcttctgcttcgtg TGGTTCCTGGCTAACCTGTCGTACCAGGAGGCGCTGTCAGACACCCAGGTGGCCATCGTCAACATCCTGTCCTCCACCTCAG GTCTGTTTACGCTGATCCTGGCCGCAATTTTCCCCAGTAACAGCAGCGACCGCTTCACCCTGTCCAAACTGTTAGCCGTGGCCCTGAG CATGGGGGGAGTGGCCCTGGTCagcctctccagcatggacatCCCCGACGGGAACGGCATCATAG GGTCTCTGTGGTCGCTGGCCGGGGCCGCCCTCTACGCGGTGTACATCGTGATGATTAAGAGGAGGGTGGACCGAGAGGACAAGCTGGACATCCCCATGTTCTTCG GGTTCGTGGGTCTGTtcaacctgctgctgctgtggcctgGCTTCCTGGTGCTGCACTACACGGGCTTTGAGTCCTTCGAGCTGCCCAGCCAGTTGGTGTGGACCTACATCCTGATCAACGGCCTCATCGGGACCGTCCTGTCCGAGTTCCTCTGGCTGTG GGGCTGTTTCCTTACCTCATCACTAGTGGGGACCCTGGCTCTGAGCCTCACCATCCCGCTGTCCATCCTGGCCGACATCTGCATGCAGAAG gTGCGGTTCTCCTGGCTGTTCTTCATGGGGGCCGTCCCCGTGttcctctccttcttcatcGCCACCCTGCTGTGCCACTACAACAACTGGGACCCCGTCATGGTGGGTCTGAGGAGGCTGTTCGCCTTCATCTGCCGCAAGCCCCGGATCCACAG GTTACCTGGAGACAGTGAGCAGTGTGAGAGCCTCATTCCACTGCACACTGTCGGCCACGACCACGAGGACAGCGACGGCTTCTCCTGA
- the LOC130369698 gene encoding solute carrier family 35 member F5-like isoform X1, with translation MLSRVQMVWVFIMNRMGSQSASAAQRRRMALGVAILLLVDVIWVASSELTSYIFRRQEYNKPFFSTFTKTSMFVLYLLGFLLWRPWRQQCTSSLQRPHTAFFADAEAYFAACTAESTMTHSLSEPLYVPVRFQERPLEPSSSASCNGLDQSAATRKQRVRFSNVMEVRQLPSTQALEAKLSRMSYPAAKDHENMLRSVGKLTVPDVAKISFFFCFVWFLANLSYQEALSDTQVAIVNILSSTSGLFTLILAAIFPSNSSDRFTLSKLLAVALSMGGVALVSLSSMDIPDGNGIIGSLWSLAGAALYAVYIVMIKRRVDREDKLDIPMFFGFVGLFNLLLLWPGFLVLHYTGFESFELPSQLVWTYILINGLIGTVLSEFLWLWGCFLTSSLVGTLALSLTIPLSILADICMQKVRFSWLFFMGAVPVFLSFFIATLLCHYNNWDPVMVGLRRLFAFICRKPRIHRLPGDSEQCESLIPLHTVGHDHEDSDGFS, from the exons ATGCTCAG cagggtCCAGATGGTGTGGGTGTTCATCATGAACCGGATGGGCTCTCAGAGCGCCTCGGCAGCCCAGCGAAGACGCATGGCCCTGGGAGTGGCCATCCTCCTGTTGGTGGATGTCATTTGGGTGGCCTCCTCCGAGCTGACCTCA TATATTTTCAGGCGACAGGAGTACAACAAGCCCTTCTTCAGCACGTTCACCAAGACGTCCATGTTCGTGCTCTACCTGCTGGGCTTCCTGCTGTGGCGGCCGTGGAGGCAGCAGTGCACCAGCTCACTGCAGCGACCTCACACTGCGTTT TTTGCCGATGCCGAGGCATACTTTGCGGCGTGCACCGCTGAAAGCACCATGACCCACTCCCTG AGCGAGCCGCTCTACGTTCCAGTGAGGTTCCAGGAGAGGCCCCTGGAGCcgtcctcctcagcctcctgtAACGGTCTGGACCAGTCTG CGGCTACTAGAAAGCAGCGGGTGCGTTTCAGTAACGTCATGGAGGTCCGTCAGCTGCCCTCCACCCAAGCCCTGGAGGCCAAGCTGTCCCGTATGTCCTACCCCGCCGCCAAGGACCACGAGAACATGCTCCGCTCGGTGGGCAAGCTGACGGTCCCCGACGTGGCCAAgatcagcttcttcttctgcttcgtg TGGTTCCTGGCTAACCTGTCGTACCAGGAGGCGCTGTCAGACACCCAGGTGGCCATCGTCAACATCCTGTCCTCCACCTCAG GTCTGTTTACGCTGATCCTGGCCGCAATTTTCCCCAGTAACAGCAGCGACCGCTTCACCCTGTCCAAACTGTTAGCCGTGGCCCTGAG CATGGGGGGAGTGGCCCTGGTCagcctctccagcatggacatCCCCGACGGGAACGGCATCATAG GGTCTCTGTGGTCGCTGGCCGGGGCCGCCCTCTACGCGGTGTACATCGTGATGATTAAGAGGAGGGTGGACCGAGAGGACAAGCTGGACATCCCCATGTTCTTCG GGTTCGTGGGTCTGTtcaacctgctgctgctgtggcctgGCTTCCTGGTGCTGCACTACACGGGCTTTGAGTCCTTCGAGCTGCCCAGCCAGTTGGTGTGGACCTACATCCTGATCAACGGCCTCATCGGGACCGTCCTGTCCGAGTTCCTCTGGCTGTG GGGCTGTTTCCTTACCTCATCACTAGTGGGGACCCTGGCTCTGAGCCTCACCATCCCGCTGTCCATCCTGGCCGACATCTGCATGCAGAAG gTGCGGTTCTCCTGGCTGTTCTTCATGGGGGCCGTCCCCGTGttcctctccttcttcatcGCCACCCTGCTGTGCCACTACAACAACTGGGACCCCGTCATGGTGGGTCTGAGGAGGCTGTTCGCCTTCATCTGCCGCAAGCCCCGGATCCACAG GTTACCTGGAGACAGTGAGCAGTGTGAGAGCCTCATTCCACTGCACACTGTCGGCCACGACCACGAGGACAGCGACGGCTTCTCCTGA
- the LOC130369914 gene encoding interferon lambda receptor 1-like: protein MEYLLPVLFLMIQCSHTGALDTLPAPINVSMDSRNFRHELTWAPGPGTPPGTYYRVYSRISRRRPKPKVFKKTSGVLKLKNDPKYKISVMAVYNHSNHSLESVESKALEFSAFQDTRIDPPWLSLVGGDHRLELNISLPKAHKSAKIEDILKFYDAKVTVTWQKAGDDRTSSMDMTNSSMVLGNLEAGMNYCVRVHLRIRTNSHTRPSRCVYASTSDPEPSMGPRVLGIAVPLLVLVVVGTVALLVGLHYTGYLCGIKAHVPAVLLMVLSHVYLVTPERTIPDPVYFSPKAAKHDGTGLQDDDDDEEEDEEDADKGEHMYFNRAADLSSDSDSSDAPGDPPGSSCGRACPTLGSGLMVVEWPLPGSHRQPDIRGHSVQGPVTLDKDLHGIQGGAMSQGEWSKEAPSVDERWKEEEEEGGDVNLFSLTLLKEDNSGNINLCSAIFGGFKEATDHETELDDAPRVALQPRHEPEPHGTPGRLSAQSRTPSDTEEVLLSILGSEQPHRGETERSREGTSCSDLISYGGEMEEEEEQEEEYSSGYMGR from the exons ATGGAGTATCTCCTCCCTGTGCTGTTTCTGATGATACAATGTAGCCATACGGGTG CGCTGGACACTCTCCCGGCTCCAATCAATGTCTCCATGGACTCTAGAAACTTCCGGCATGAGCTGACATGGGCCCCCGGGCCGGGGACCCCCCCGGGGACATACTACAGAGTGTACTCCAG GATTTCCCGTAGACGTCCAAAGCCAAAGGTTTTCAAGAAGACCAGCGGTGTTCTGAAGCTGAAGAATGATCCCAAATACAAGATCTCCGTCATGGCTGTCTACAACCACTCCAACCACTCCCTGGAATCGGTGGAGTCCAAGGCCTTAGAGTTCAGCGCTTTCCAAGACA CTCGTATAGATCCTCCATGGCTCAGCCTGGTGGGAGGGGATCACCGCCTGGAGCTCAACATCTCCCTTCCCAAGGCCCACAAGTCCGCCAAAATAGAAGACATCCTCAAGTTCTACGATGCCAAAGTTACGGTCACCTGGCAGAAAGCTGGAGACGACAGG ACCTCTTCCATGGACATGACCAATTCCAGCATGGTCCTGGGAAACCTGGAGGCCGGCATGAATTACTGCGTGAGAGTCCACCTTAGGATCCGCACCAATTCACATACCCGGCcctccaggtgtgtgtatgcatcaaCCAGTGACCCGGAACCCAGCATGG GCCCTAGGGTTCTAGGGATCGCCGTCCCGCTCCTcgtcctggtggtggtgggcacgGTGGCGCTCCTTGTTGGGCTGCACTATACTGGCTACCTGTGTGGAATCAAGGCCCATGTGCCCGCCGTACTGCTG ATGGTGCTCAGCCATGTCTACCTGGTCACGCCAGAGAGGACCATCCCTGACCCGGTGTACTTCAGCCCCAAAGCGGCCAAACACGACGGGACTGGGCTGCAggacgacgatgacgacgaaGAAGAGGACGAAGAAGATGCCGACAAAGGGGAACACATGTACTTTAACAGAGCTGCAGATCTCTCCTCGGATTCCGACTCCTCAGATGCACCTGGGGATCCCCCTGGGAGCTCTTGCGGCAGGGCCTGCCCGACATTGGGCAGCgggttgatggtggtggagtgGCCTTTGCCGGGGTCCCATCGTCAGCCAGATATCAGGGGCCACAGTGTTCAGGGGCCCGTTACGCTTGACAAGGACCTGCATGGGATTCAGGGTGGGGCCATGAGCCAGGGGGAGTGGAGTAAGGAGGCGCCGTCTGTGGATGAGAggtggaaagaggaggaggaggagggtggtgatGTAAATCTGTTCTCACTGACTCTTCTCAAGGAGGACAACTCTGGGAACATCAATCTGTGCTCAGCGATCTTTGGTGGGTTCAAAGAGGCTACTGACCATGAGACTGAGTTGGATGACGCTCCACGTGTCGCTCTACAGCCTCGACATGAGCCAGAGCCACACGGAACGCCAGGCAGACTCTCAGCACAGAGTCGTACGCCTTCAGACACTGAAGAAGTGCTGCTGTCCATCCTGGGCTCAGAGCAGCcacacagaggagagacagagcgaaGCAGAGAGGGCACATCCTGTAGTGACCTCATCTCTTATGGTGGcgagatggaagaggaggaggagcaagaagAGGAATACTCCTCTGGATATATGGGCCGTTAA
- the LOC130369915 gene encoding interferon alpha/beta receptor 2-like, with protein MAVGPGFILLMLAWLSRVFSEIVPLPKPVNVNVTSSHFIHLLTWQPGPGTPRGVAYNVSVSRERDLPWVPVAGCVLVKHPLVCDLTGAFTNPTHVYYSMVVALLESQASPGAYSTGFKPIKDGELASPLLTLAACDHSLCVDLHPPLERVRALYQGLQYQLRVTTRSPGSQPAESLERTRSLKRHVLKDQAPGREYCVSVRIRDPQTHREFPFSPPTCASTPTAGVRSADVLLVVSVLALVLLVVVLYLLVQTGVVCLKNPLPSVLIFINPLVEERLAMPQKERVCAHIHLRAAAPSAGGKCAARVDHSVQEEGVSTAGSARSLGGYGPHVDSSCSSFSSCSSSSSISTRPLLAPSLHTIAPSAAIGTPWRPSELQSELRAIALKTLGSVAVTTWDQHALHLACSADPPAPSPEAEPGVGSGEGCSDVNLLSLTLGGHLEDAATLPPTAEEEEVSMETLISVEDEDVDVEEQDGYLRR; from the exons ATGGCAGTGGGTCCAGGCTTCATCCTCTTGATGCTCGCCTGGCTCTCTCGGGTGTTCTCAG aaaTTGTCCCTCTTCCTAAGCCGGTCAACGTGAATGTCACCTCCAGTCATTTTATTCACCTGTTGACATGGCAACCCGGTCCTGGGACGCCGAGGGGCGTGGCCTACAACGTCTCGGTGAGCCGTGAACG GGACCTCCCCTGGGTGCCCGTAGCAGGCTGTGTCCTTGTGAAACACCCGCTGGTTTGCGACCTGACCGGAGCTTTCACTAACCCCACacatgtgtactacagcatgGTTGTTGCATTACTAGAGTCCCAGGCCTCCCCCGGGGCCTACTCTACCGGCTTTAAGCCCATCAAAGACG GTGAGCTGGCCTCCCCGCTGCTGACGCTGGCCGCCTGTGACCACTCCCTGTGCGTGGACCTTCACCCCCCTCTGGAGCGCGTGAGGGCCCTCTACCAGGGCCTCCAGTACCAGCTCCGCGTCACCACCCGCAGCCCCGGCAGCCAGCCGGCCGAG tccctGGAGCGCACCCGGTCCCTGAAGCGCCATGTTTTGAAGGACCAGGCCCCTGGACGAGAGTACTGCGTCTCGGTCCGCATCCgggacccccagacccacaGGGAGTTCCCCTTCAGCCCGCCTACGTGCGCCTCCACCCCCACGGCGGGGGTCCGCTCTGCAG ATGTCCTTCTGGTGGTCTCCGTCCTTGCTCTGGTCCTGCTGGTGGTCGTCTTGTATCTGTTGGTGCAGACCGGTGTGGTCTGTTTGAagaaccccctcccctccgtcctG ATATTCATCAATCCCCTGGTAGAGGAGAGGCTTGCAATGCCGCAGAAAGAACGCGTCTGCGCCCACATCCACCTGAGGGCCGCGGCGCCCTCTGCTGGGGGGAAGTGTGCAGCGCGGGTGGACCACAGCGTCCAAGAGGAGGGGGTCTCCACCGCTGGGAGCGCCAGATCCCTGGGAGGCTACGGGCCGCACGTGgactcttcctgttcctccttCTCATCGTGCTCCTCATCGTCCTCCATCTCCACACGCCCCCTCCTGGCTCCCTCTCTTCACACGATCGCTCCTTCAGCGGCCATCGGCACACCGTGGCGTCCCTCTGAACTGCAGTCCGAGCTCCGTGCCATTGCTTTGAAAACGTTGGGCTCGGTTGCTGTGACGACGTGGGACCAGCATGCTTTGCACCTTGCTTGTAGCGCAGACCCACCGGCACCGTCGCCGGAGGCGGAGCCTGGGGTGGGCTCGGGGGAGGGCTGCAGTGACGTGAACCTCCTCTCGCTGACCTTGGGGGGTCACCTCGAAGACGCGGCCACGCTGCCACCGacggccgaggaggaggaggtttccATGGAAACGCTCATCTCTGTTGAGGATGAAGACGTGgatgtggaggagcaggacggGTATTTGAGACGTTAG